One region of Peromyscus eremicus chromosome 4, PerEre_H2_v1, whole genome shotgun sequence genomic DNA includes:
- the LOC131908374 gene encoding olfactory receptor 4X2-like, whose translation MANIHNVTEFIFLGLSPNQEVQRVCFVIFLLLYTAIVLGNLLMVVTVAASRSLGSPMYFFLSYFSFVEICYSSTTVPKLIFDLLAEKKSISVWGCITQLFFIHFFGGIEMFLLTVMAYDRYVAICKPLHYTSIMNRQVCVVLVGTAWVGGFIHSLAQIFLIFRLPFCGPNVIDHYFCDVLPLLNLACSDTFLNGLLIVANGGTLSVISFVVLLASYVVILFHLRTQSSEGRRKALSTCGSHVTVVVLFFAPCVFIYLRPSATLPVDKMVAVFYTVITPLLNPIIYSLRNAEVKKAVKSLWIRTMKVDKK comes from the coding sequence ATGGCTAACATACACAATGTGACTGAGTTCATTTTTCTGGGACTCTCTCCCAATCAAGAGGTACAGAGAGTTTGCTTTGTGATATTTCTGCTCTTGTACACAGCCATTGTGCTGGGGAACCTCCTCATGGTGGTCACTGTTGCAGCCAGCAGAAGTCTTGGatcccccatgtacttcttcctcagctACTTCTCCTTCGTGGAGATCTGCTACTCCTCTACAACAGTCCCCAAACTCATCTTTGATCTCCTAGCTGAGAAGAAATCCATATCTGTGTGGGGCTGCATCACACAGCTCTTCTTCATCCACTTCTTTGGTGGCATTGAGATGTTCCTGCTCACagtgatggcctatgaccgctatgtggccatctgcaagcCCCTGCACTACACCAGCATCATGAACCGACAGGTGTGTGTTGTCCTTGTGGGAACAGCTTGGGTGGGAGGCTTTATACACTCCCTTGCCCAGATCTTTCTCATCTTCCGCTTGCCCTTCTGTGGCCCCAATGTCATTGACCACTATTTCTGTGATGTACTTCCTCTGCTCAATCTTGCCTGCTCAGACACCTTTCTCAATGGTCTGCTGATTGTTGCCAATGGGGGTACACTGTCTGTGATCAGTTTTGTGGTCCTCTTAGCATCCTATGTGGTCATCTTGTTTCATCTGAGAACTCAGAGTTCTGAGGGACGACGCAAAGCTCTGTCCACCTGTGGGTCCCATGTCACTGTAGTTGTCTTATTCTTTGCACCCTGTGTCTTCATCTATCTGAGACCTTCAGCCACTCTGCCTGTAGACAAGATGGTAGCTGTGTTCTACACAGTGATAACTCCCCTCCTCAACCCTATCATCTACTCCCTGAGAAATGCAGAAGTGAAGAAAGCCGTGAAGAGTCTATGGATCAGGACAATGAAAGTAGATAAAAAATAG